One Candidatus Polarisedimenticolia bacterium genomic region harbors:
- a CDS encoding cytochrome C oxidase subunit IV family protein, which produces MEAAEHKEPNYMGVFWALLVLTLAEVGIFYLHLPKLVMIISLITMALAKAGLVAAYFMHLALEKRTLALIVVSPLILSAVIIIGLTPDSVFNYPRKPPERWVLPGQEEPQQGTEPAGQPAPAPDTKPAAPQAPADGGPA; this is translated from the coding sequence ATGGAAGCGGCCGAGCACAAAGAGCCGAATTACATGGGGGTGTTCTGGGCGCTTCTCGTCCTGACGCTCGCGGAAGTCGGCATCTTCTACCTGCACCTGCCCAAGCTCGTCATGATCATCAGCCTGATCACCATGGCGCTCGCCAAGGCGGGGCTGGTGGCGGCCTACTTCATGCACTTGGCGCTGGAGAAGCGCACCCTCGCCCTGATCGTGGTCTCGCCGCTGATCCTGTCGGCCGTGATCATCATCGGGCTGACACCCGATTCGGTGTTCAACTATCCCCGCAAGCCGCCGGAGCGCTGGGTCCTGCCGGGCCAGGAAGAGCCGCAGCAGGGAACGGAGCCCGCCGGCCAGCCCGCGCCCGCTCCCGACACGAAGCCGGCGGCGCCTCAAGCTCCCGCCGACGGCGGCCCCGCCTAG
- a CDS encoding cytochrome c oxidase subunit 3, with amino-acid sequence MNHAAAMSHPIDPAQPSPLSPDWGKIMMWLFLMSDAMSFAGLLCAYAAVRMSNPLWPVPSSILGVPLTALNTFILICSSVTMVKAVSAIQHGNVAGLKKFLALTMLGGASFLGIQAYEWTHLINEGLTVQKSLFGATFYVLTGFHGCHVLSGVIYLGFILAAAARGRYSAQRWGSVEIVGLYWHFVDLIWILVFTFVYLI; translated from the coding sequence GTGAACCATGCCGCAGCCATGAGCCACCCGATCGATCCCGCGCAGCCGTCTCCCCTGAGCCCCGACTGGGGCAAGATCATGATGTGGCTGTTCCTGATGAGCGACGCGATGTCGTTCGCGGGGCTGCTGTGCGCCTATGCAGCGGTCCGGATGAGCAATCCGCTGTGGCCGGTCCCGTCGTCGATCCTCGGAGTCCCGCTCACCGCCCTCAACACCTTCATCTTGATCTGCTCGTCGGTCACCATGGTCAAGGCGGTCTCGGCGATCCAGCATGGAAACGTCGCCGGCCTCAAAAAGTTCCTGGCGCTCACGATGCTGGGAGGCGCCAGCTTCCTCGGGATCCAGGCCTACGAATGGACCCACCTTATCAATGAGGGGCTCACGGTCCAGAAGAGCCTGTTCGGCGCCACCTTCTATGTCCTGACCGGCTTCCACGGCTGCCACGTCCTCAGCGGCGTCATTTACCTGGGCTTCATCCTGGCCGCCGCGGCGCGGGGACGTTACAGCGCGCAGCGCTGGGGCTCGGTCGAGATCGTCGGGCTCTACTGGCATTTCGTGGATCTGATCTGGATCCTGGTCTTCACCTTCGTCTATCTGATCTGA